One genomic region from Hemiscyllium ocellatum isolate sHemOce1 chromosome 13, sHemOce1.pat.X.cur, whole genome shotgun sequence encodes:
- the LOC132821664 gene encoding odorant receptor 131-2: MNSSNETSYSVVNMVKTSVYLTDFTVTVTCCHAIVSTVQQELELKREPRYILLGQHLIYASIYFALGTLTNGFRLFSINSPRILCWILFTVQVTFAQCIMLTLTLMSLNACLAICWPLRYKPLVDSVKNKVTAIMWILALQNPLWSIIYQSLNVSLANIIEKDNSCPSPMNGVASRYIGIAFVLLCFILIVLCYCLIYREGKRAGHFVTSNVQARKTIIIHGVQLSFFIIPVLITIGLGKKHTLTTLSLINTVIFSVAQCLSPVVYGLRCKELRNKLKKTKFCCCTFKHGRRNDHAFQQDVNLAVVPVIDAYSNQVCNP; this comes from the coding sequence ATGAACAGCTCCAACGAGACTTCTTATTCCGTTGTTAACATGGTGAAGACTTCAGTTTACCTGACTGATTTTACTGTCACTGTAACATGCTGTCATGCGATAGTAAGTACGGTGCAGCAAGAATTGGAATTAAAACGTGAGCCGAGATACATCCTCCTGGGCCAGCATCTCATCTATGCATCTATATATTTTGCTTTGGGCACTCTGACAAATGGTTTTCGACTCTTCAGCATCAATTCACCGAGAATTCTCTGCTGGATCCTGTTCACAGTGCAAGTAACGTTCGCACAGTGCATCATGCTAACTTTAACACTAATGTCCTTGAACGCTTGTCTGGCTATCTGCTGGCCTTTGCGATATAAACCACTTGTTGATTCAGTTAAAAACAAAGTAACTGCAATAATGTGGATCTTAGCACTGCAGAATCCATTGTGGTCAATAATTTATCAAAGTCTGAATGTCTCTTTAGCAAATATAATTGAAAAGGACAACAGCTGTCCCAGTCCAATGAATGGTGTTGCTTCAAGATATATTGGAATTGCATTTGTCCTCCTATGTTtcattttgattgtgttgtgttactGTTTAATATACAGAGAAGGAAAAAGGGCTGGACATTTTGTCACCTCAAATGTTCAAGCCAGGAAGACAATTATTATTCATGGTGTGCAATTAAGCTTTTTCATTATTCCTGTTCTGATCACAATAGGACTTGGTAAAAAACACACACTGACAACATTATCTCTCATCAATACTGTCATTTTCTCCGTGGCTCAGTGTCTTAGTCCTGTGGTCTATGGCCTCAGATGTAAAGAGCTTCGAAATAAGTTAAAAAAGACCAAATTCTGCTGCTGCACTTTTAAACATGGCAGGAGGAATGACCATGCTTTTCAGCAGGATGTTAACCTGGCTGTTGTTCCTGTGATTGATGCCTACAGTAACCAGGTTTGCAATCCCTGA